DNA from Lemur catta isolate mLemCat1 chromosome 7, mLemCat1.pri, whole genome shotgun sequence:
GGCAAGGGGTAGGGGAGGAAGTTTCATAAAAGtgtaaatattatcatttatttctcctaGTGGAATTTGCTGGCCAGTAGTTTAGTTTTTCCCCTGTGTGTGGTGGTGGAAATGACAGCTTCTGCCTGTGGCTCCTTCCGAGCATTGAGAATCATGTCGTGGCATCCCAGCTGTCACTGTGGCTCTTAAGTACAGACTCTTTTCTGGTTTGAAAACCATCCTCTGCCTGCACACCTGCTGTGACCCACTTCCCAGCCATGTGTGAAGTCTGTTCTTGGAGGATGGTTTGTGCTCTGTTGGGCtctaaacaaaaatgtttccattaACTCCAGCTTCCAATGTTTTGCACTGTAGGAGAACCAATCCTCCAAAGGAGGCTTTGCCAGGCAGCTGACTTGCTGCTTCAGTGACAAAATGGAATCCATACATATTGTTCTTAGctttaggagaaaagaaatgctTCATCTTCCTGGTAATGAATTTAGCAAAGCACAGTTAAAAAGAGTGGTTCTCCTTACTCCAAGGTCCTTTGCCATTACTGCCAATCTGTGCTAACAAGTGCCCAAAACAATGGCTATTAGCCTTTCCCTCTGCCTAATTCTTACTCCAAGTAGAGTGTTCTTTTTATAATCCTTCATATTCCTAAAACACGTTAacatttacaaagtattttcacatgcttatttatGAGGTAAATATTATCACAGGTTTAAAACTAAGGAAACAAACCTAAAGAAAGgctgagaattaccaaaatggcAGTGCCATTCTGTGACCAAGCTGAGCCTTGAAAGCAGGACCTCTGTCTCCCACGTTAGTGCTCCATCCCATCATGCCTCCGGCACACAAAGGTAGCCTGGTGGAGGTGCCGTGATGGCAATGGGATGTAAAATCTCTAAACTGCTAATATCCTCTTTTCCTTCCAGGCTGAGAACATCTCTAAGGATCTCTACATAGAAGTATATCCAGGGACCTATTCTGTCACTGTGGGCTCAAATGACTTAACCAAGAAGACTCACGTGGTAGCAGTCGATTCTGGACAAAGTGTGGACTTGGTCTTCCCTGTATGATGTTGACCATCACTGCCATCACATCGCCCTTTTTTTAAGTAGCAAGAAGAATAAAGCCACTTTATGATTCTCTTAATAGTTACACATTAATCCTGCTTTTAGTGCTGACTGTGTCAGCCATCCTGGGAACTGCAGTCTCTTTCAGTGCCTGTATTACCTTGACAGTGTGGAAGTCCCCCATCCTCATTGgcctaaaagaaataatgatgctGTCTGAACAGTTTTTCATGCTTGCTTTCCAAGTAAAggttaataatgataataaagggagaaatttagaaataaagagaattcatttttattggtattaagaggtaaaacaaaacgtTGCTCATGAACAACTGGAGACTTTGTGAAAAGATGGCAGAGAGGCTGTGGACATGTTTGCCCAAAATAGGCTGACACACCTTGTATATTCTGTGGAAGAGGCATCCTAGAGCAGTCTCACCAGGGCCctggcagggagcccaggggcagGACTGCCACACTCCTGTGCCCCTCATGACAGGTGCTATCCTGCGCTCACCTGCAGGGACTCTTCATGGGGTGAAGATGCTGCTTACACTGCTGTCACCTGTGACCTATACCGTGTTTCTTCCATCGAAGATGACCTTGGCAGCAACTTTCTGTAACTCCATCATTATACTTTAGTTTcctataagataaaaaaaaagttgtcttaCGCTGACTAATtgtaacacattaactgccatgtgagttttatttaactcatgctagttttaagcccgggcctcatgaagcatatgtaaagctcacatgtctctttacatTGGGAGCCTCAGGTACACAGGCAACTTACAttgccatgctgtagcatacatgttacatgatgggtggccccctgggcaaaaccctgcagttggttcgtgaaaatgttacttgttgatgttcttattgttataaatgttgacaatttaattgcatataactcatgcacagaaaacaataaaaaaacaaatttttcaataaattagaaaggattgttttgttttcaaagtttttattctattttcataataaaacactatggccccaaggaaaaaaattttttttctagtatggcagtcaatgtgttaaggaTCAAAGCCACTGATTTtaaggccagacatggtggctcatgcctgtaatcctagcactttgggaggctgaggtgggaaaattgcttgaggccaggaattcgagaccagtctgagtaaaagcgagacccctgtctctacaaaaaatagaaaaattagcggtgcgtggtggtgtgcacctggagtcccagctactagggaggctgaggcaggaggatcacttgagcccaagagtttgaggttgcagtgagctatgatgacaccactgtactctagctggggcaacagagtgagactccatctcaaaaaaaaaaaaaaaaaatcactgattttaaaaagtcattgatGTGTCCCAAACATCTCTAAGCTACAACACCAACAGTATTGTTACATCTCCCAGTTTAGTTGCCTCCTGATTCATCTCATGTTGAATGTTACAAGTCTGTCTTCAGGAAAAGTACTGGTATTTTAtataaggaaaacaaagttttaaGTAGAGCTACATTAACATTCCTAGTGAAGAACAGACTCCCGTGTTCAGAGGGCCGAGTAAAGCAGACCCATGCCCAACTCCACAGGGCAAAGGGTCATTTAAATGGGGATCCTTATACCCCCCCCCAGAAGCCTATGATGAACTTAATGGGTTCTACAAGCCttctaaaattatatgcaaaattgtatgcatttttctgagaaaatgggCCATGGGGCCATTGTCAAGGGGATGTGACCTAAAAGGTATAAGAACCGTGTAAGGAATCCTTAAGAAGCCCCTTTCCAGCCACTCTGTTTTACCTAGATCCTCAGGACTTTGAGGGGAATTCTTGGCTCTCTGATGTGTCACAGTACCCTGACTCAATTTTCTGTGTTCAGCTTGCTCTGGCAGGGTCTGTGGTAGCTTCATGTTGGTGGCTTTCATAGCCAGCTCCTTGGGAGTCCCCACTCCCACAGTTTGTACTCTCTCTTGTctgttgtctttctcttttttccgaATGTTGCAACGTCTTGTTCCTAAACCCAGAAGTCAGTATGTCAAATATGCCACAATTTTGATAAGGTTAGTTTTGATATAGGTAGAACTATATCAAGGATCACTGAACCCCTTAAGTATCTGTAAGCTCCTagcattgttttctatttttaagagaaataaagtttGTTAATCATATCTGGCCATTATGCTTTTGGGAAAGGTTATTATCTGGTACTCAGATTTGGAGTTGGGGGGAAGTTATCAGATGTATTTTTCAAACAGCCAGTAGGAGAAGCAAAGGTAACCAACTGCCACCAGTTGAAAGAGCACCAAAGAAGGATCACAAGAGACAATAAGCTGATGGAACAACAAGTTTTAAGAAATTGAGCTGGGcatgtggcacatgcctatagtcctagctactcaggaggccaaggcaggaggattgcttgagaacaggagttGGAGGCTATAGTGAGCTGAGATCAAGACACTACACTCCCAGGGCAataaagcgagaccctgtctctaaaacaaaatagGAAGTAATACTTTTTGAGTTACTTATAAAACTTACAGACTGAGTCCTGTTTCAGTCACAAACAAGGGGAGAGCATCGTGACGCTGGCAGGTGACAGACACTCTGGCCTCTCCAGGGCTGTCAGAATGACACCGAAACCACTCGCTGCCATAACCAGAAGTAGCAAAGCATCCAGGGCAGAGGATCCCACACAAAAGGCTTCGTAAGAGGCAGAGCTCAAGACTGTCAAGCACCAGTACTTGACAGAGCTGATACCAAGTACTGTCAGATCAAGACTGATACCAAGAACCGATTAAATATCAAGCATATTTGGGAGAAGCAAAACAGCATATTTCCTTAAAAGATTACACAATCTGAAGAAAAGCAAAGCTCTAGTGTTTGTCTGCAGCCCTGGCCGGCACGTGGGTTTATGTGCTTCATCTTCACTCGTTAGCTGTGGCGGGGAGTACTGCATCTGTGacaagggctggggagggccccTTTCTCCATACCCCATCTCAGGCATGTTCTCCATGTATTTGGGAGAACATGCCCAAGATGGGGGCAAGAGTGAAATCCTCATGGGTTAAGCCATCCTTCTGGCTGAGCAGCTGTACTAGAAGCAGGGCAATGGCTTCAAATAAGGACCCACAAGGGGACCCAGTATGGACAGTGTCTAGAGGTCCCTAAACCCTTAGCAGTGGTGTCCCTTAGCCTTCATGGCATCCCTGCCCCGAATTCCCCTTCACTGAACATTGAGTCAGTGAccccagggcccaggaatctCATCGAGCCAGGCTCCTCCTCCACACAGCTCTGCCAGCCGACTTGGGCTTCCACTCTTTCTGGGTCCCACTGGGAATTTAGATATGATGTGTGTGATGAGGCAGATCAATGACAGATTTGAGATCCGCAAACCTACCAGGGCATGCCCCACAGTTCTCAGCTCCTGGCAGTGTAGTCTGGGGATGGCTGCAGGCTGCTGACGACAGCCTCCAAGGAGGAACAATAGTGCCCTGGTACTTCCCACGCTGACTTACTAGGGGGCCATCTGGGGACCAGGGCCGGCCGACCGGCGCTGAAGGACAGTGTCTGTGCTTCTCAGGGCATTGGCTCTAATCAACACCTGCAGGCATTCTGACTGCTCATCCAGAGAAAAATCAAGGCCTCCAAGAAAAACGGTGGGGCAAAAACAGTAGCAGTGCCCTGTCAGTCGAGACTAGTGAAGACAGGAGAAGACAGGCATTCAACAGGAGTGCAAGACTTAGCGCTGACATCAGCCTACCCTTCCTCTCTTGCTGGGCCTGAAAGGGAAACCTGCCATTTCCTTTTAGCACAATCTCCCCTTCTGCATGACCAGACTCCCAAGTATTACTTCAATCCCAACAGAGTGGACGTGTGCCTCAGATTCCTAAGGGGCCTCCGTCCCTGCCTTAAGAGAGAAGCCCACACCCGTGTATACCTGGCTTCCCAGGGTGCGGCTCAGGCCCGTTTCTCCTCCAATACCTCCACTCAGGCCGGCACAGGCCACTCTGCCTCGGAGACTTCTCTAGAAGGACAGGGTCTGTGTTGACTGCGCTGTTTGCCATCAGTTTCTGGGGAAGGCCCATCTCCAGATCATTCTCCAAATCTTCTTCTTCAGAGAAGGAGgtggatgaggaggaggaggaggagaaagaaagagccaCGGGAGCAGGCACTGCTACTTCCTCCTCTTTGGGACCCTCTAGGGGCAAAAGCTGTGCTGTGGGCCTCAGCTCTGACTCTGGAAGTTCTCTGGCTGTGACCTCCGAGGTCCTGGGTAGAGGCCACCAGGTGAGGCCAGCCGAggggcagcagcagaggcagccCTGGCGCAGCAGCTGGCAGCAGGTGTGGGGGTGGCAAGGAGGGCACAGGGTCGGAGTGCCCAGAGGAAGCCCACGGGTGATGCATCCGGTGGCCGGCCCCAGCAGAGAGCACCAAGGGGCCCTGCAGAGGGGACTGGGGTGCTCCCTGGTGAAAGGCTTGTGCAGCCTCTCCATAGCCTTCTTCCAGACAGCGGGGGTCACCCACTGGACCTCACCTAGAGGCACTTTAGCTGTTCTGCCATTCCAGAAGTGAACAgtgatttcttcttcctttgatgCTATGTAATAGAAAAGGGCAACATTTTGTTACAATTACCTCTTACTAATCATGGGATAAGGGTCCTCCTATCCCCAAAGGCTCCCATTCCCCTCGCCTGTGCCATTTTTACCACCACTTCTGGGTGGACTTGCATGAGCCTCCCTGCCTCTGGACTACAAGGTGACCTGGAGGGGCCCATTTCATGTCAAAACTGAAATGCATCCTCAGTAGAAGCCTCCTCCTGTCATTTTCTGGATTACAATGATGCGGACTGGCCCTGCAGAAGAGGACTGTCGGGCCCTGGAGGCCTTGGTGACGAATGGGTCATGAGTTCCAGTGTGAACCCAGGGTAACCCCACCACACCATGGTATGCTAACCAACATAGTAGTTTTAGGCCATTTTCcctgattcaaaaaaaaaaagcattttataatctGAAAGATATGATTTGGATATCTGTTGCTGCTCCAGGATTAAACAGCAGGTAAGGGGGTAGGGATTCTCTCTGTAATGCCTCCAAGACCCCTAGGCTGTGGAGACACCCTTTGCTCTCTCCTCTGGCTTGATCACCAGCCTGGCTCCTTC
Protein-coding regions in this window:
- the C7H11orf16 gene encoding uncharacterized protein C11orf16 homolog isoform X2, with product MESSTGLGMPLPKYCSVATTLKAPCWDHAAPLWDLSFTCPFALRAPWLTRHQPPTRCASYHPCLHRADPAWQGPGWLGRAGDAADIRVLARREPDGCYYRAQLKAAPELERQGTLLVEYEAPRVTGPKLPARQQSVVLEEDVVRLSPSVGYALHLGDKVLAPWEPDRQRYGPGTVVLGLEARDPQRASKEEEITVHFWNGRTAKVPLGEVQWVTPAVWKKAMERLHKPFTREHPSPLCRAPWCSLLGPATGCITRGLPLGTPTLCPPCHPHTCCQLLRQGCLCCCPSAGLTWWPLPRTSEVTARELPESELRPTAQLLPLEGPKEEEVAVPAPVALSFSSSSSSSTSFSEEEDLENDLEMGLPQKLMANSAVNTDPVLLEKSPRQSGLCRPEWRYWRRNGPEPHPGKPVSTDRALLLFLPHRFSWRP
- the C7H11orf16 gene encoding uncharacterized protein C11orf16 homolog isoform X3, with protein sequence MESSTGLGMPLPKYCSVATTLKAPCWDHAAPLWDLSFTCPFALRAPWLTRHQPPTRCASYHPCLHRADPAWQGPGWLGRAGDAADIRVLARREPDGCYYRAQLKAAPELERQGTLLVEYEAPRVTGPKLPARQQSVVLEEDVVRLSPSVGYALHLGDKVLAPWEPDRQRYGPGTVVLGLEARDPQRASKEEEITVHFWNGRTAKVPLGEVQWVTPAVWKKAMERLHKPFTREHPSPLCRAPWCSLLGPATGCITRGLPLGTPTLCPPCHPHTCCQLLRQGCLCCCPSAGLTWWPLPRTSEVTARELPESELRPTAQLLPLEGPKEEEVAVPAPVALSFSSSSSSSTSFSEEEDLENDLEMGLPQKLMANSAVNTDPVLLEKSPRQSGLCRPEWRYWRRNGPEPHPGKPGN
- the C7H11orf16 gene encoding uncharacterized protein C11orf16 homolog isoform X1, whose amino-acid sequence is MESSTGLGMPLPKYCSVATTLKAPCWDHAAPLWDLSFTCPFALRAPWLTRHQPPTRCASYHPCLHRADPAWQGPGWLGRAGDAADIRVLARREPDGCYYRAQLKAAPELERQGTLLVEYEAPRVTGPKLPARQQSVVLEEDVVRLSPSVGYALHLGDKVLAPWEPDRQRYGPGTVVLGLEARDPQRASKEEEITVHFWNGRTAKVPLGEVQWVTPAVWKKAMERLHKPFTREHPSPLCRAPWCSLLGPATGCITRGLPLGTPTLCPPCHPHTCCQLLRQGCLCCCPSAGLTWWPLPRTSEVTARELPESELRPTAQLLPLEGPKEEEVAVPAPVALSFSSSSSSSTSFSEEEDLENDLEMGLPQKLMANSAVNTDPVLLEKSPRQSGLCRPEWRYWRRNGPEPHPGKPGTRRCNIRKKEKDNRQERVQTVGVGTPKELAMKATNMKLPQTLPEQAEHRKLSQGTVTHQRAKNSPQSPEDLGN